The following DNA comes from Halarsenatibacter silvermanii.
AAAGCTCGTTTCTTTTGATGAGATGACGGAGGTAAGCTGATGAATAATTCCTGCACACATAGCAGCTGCAGTCTTTATCAGGCGGATTAAAATCTTTTTTAAAAGCTGCGTTGGTAATATTTATTCGCCCTCTGGAAGTATACAGACTTCCATGTCTGGCCAGTCGGGTCGGCAGAACGCAATCAAACATATCGACGCCTCTTTTAACTCCTTCAATCAAATCCCGGGGGGTGCCCACGCCCATCAAATATCTGGGTTTTTTAGAAGGAAGTTCGGGAACGGTAACATCGAGCATCTGATACATGAGCTTATTTTCTTCTCCAACGCTCAGTCCGCCGATGGCATAGCCTGGAAAATCAAGTTTTCTGGTTCGACGCGCACTTTTCTTTCTGAGGTCGGGATAGGTGCCTCCCTGAACAATTCCGAATATATGCTGATGATCCTGCAGATCTTCGGCAGCTTTCAAGGATCTCTCTGCCCATCTCAAGGTTCTATTCAGAGACTTTTCCACGTACTCCCTATCGGCAGGATAGGACACACATTCATCGAAGGCCATGATTATGTCTGCTCCCAGCTTCTTTTGAATTTCGACAGATTTTTCGGGTGTGATGAAATGCTTTGAGCCATCCAGATGCGATTGAAATTGTACTCCATCCTCGGTGACTTCATTCATATCGGAAAGGCTGAAAACCTGAAAACCTCCGCTGTCGGTCAAAATTGGACGGCTCCAGTTCATAAACTCGTGCAGTCCGCCCGCTTCAGCTACGACATCGGCCCCCGGCCGCAGATAAAGATGATAGGTGTTGGCCAGCAGTATGCCTGTTCCGCATTTTTTGAGTTCCTCCGGAGAAAGGCTTTTTACGGTAGCCCTGGTGCCAACAGGCATGAATATAGGAGTTTCAAACATTCCATTTTCCAGCTCCAGAGTTCCTGTTCGGGCCGGGCTGTCACTCGATCTGGACTCCACTGAAAAATTAATTGTCATCTCGATAAACCCCATTTCTTCCTGCTACAGGATAAGCATAGCATCTCCAAAACTGTAAAACCTGTATCTTCTTTCGATTGCCTCTCTATAAGCTTCCAGAACTTCTTCCCGGCCGACCAGAGCTGAGACCAGCATTATGAGAGTCGATTCAGGCAGGTGAAAATTTGTTATCAGAGAATCAATTACCTGAAATTCATAGCCGGGGTAAATAAAAAGATCAGTCCAGCCCTTTTTCCCTTCTCCCCTGTTTAACGCCTCGCTGGCTCCTTCCAGGGTCCTGGTGACGGTGGTCCCCACCGCAATTATTCTTCCTCCCTGCTGGCGGGTGGCATTGATCTCTTTTGCGGTTTTTTCGGGTAATTCAAAATACTCAGAATGCATATCGTGATTTTCTACCCTTTCACTTCTAACCGG
Coding sequences within:
- the tgt gene encoding tRNA guanosine(34) transglycosylase Tgt encodes the protein MTINFSVESRSSDSPARTGTLELENGMFETPIFMPVGTRATVKSLSPEELKKCGTGILLANTYHLYLRPGADVVAEAGGLHEFMNWSRPILTDSGGFQVFSLSDMNEVTEDGVQFQSHLDGSKHFITPEKSVEIQKKLGADIIMAFDECVSYPADREYVEKSLNRTLRWAERSLKAAEDLQDHQHIFGIVQGGTYPDLRKKSARRTRKLDFPGYAIGGLSVGEENKLMYQMLDVTVPELPSKKPRYLMGVGTPRDLIEGVKRGVDMFDCVLPTRLARHGSLYTSRGRINITNAAFKKDFNPPDKDCSCYVCRNYSSAYLRHLIKRNELYGLRLASYHNLYFFLDLMRKLRYNIRRDTLDDFVESFYSGWAEE